A genomic region of Lasioglossum baleicum chromosome 16, iyLasBale1, whole genome shotgun sequence contains the following coding sequences:
- the Mesh1 gene encoding metazoan SpoT homolog-1 isoform X2: MEDILEISDENLFSRVGPCKTCVAEIPNSELLTMLVKCVNFAAVKHKDQRRKDPAETPYINHPIGNIHDPAVILAALVHDTVEDTDTTFDLLEAEFGREVCDIVKEITDDKSLPKAERKRLQVENAPNRSFKAKLVTLADKLYNLRDLEKSTPKGWTPERVKEYYKWAKAVIDGCRTTNFSLERELDLIYANRVARERETCGCKRFSLSDCEWSGN, encoded by the exons ATGGAGGATATTTTGGAAATCTCTGACGAAAACCTATTCAGTCGAGTTGGACCTTGTAAAACATGTGTCGCAGAAATTCCAAATTCGGAATTGTTAACGATGCTCGTGAAATGCGTAAATTTTGCAGCGGTAAAACACAAGGATCAAAGAAGGAAGGACCCGGCAGAAACGCCGTACATAAATCATCCTATAG GTAACATCCACGATCCGGCTGTAATTCTGGCTGCTCTGGTACATGATACTGTGGAAGACACAGATACGACGTTCGATCTATTAGAAGCTGAGTTTGGCAGAGAAGTTTGCGATATTGTTAAAGAAATAACGGATGACAAAAGTTTGCCAAAGGCAGAACGTAAACGGCTGCAAGTAGAAAATGCTCCTAATAGAAGTTTCAAAGCTAAGCTAGTTACGTTAGCGGATAAATTGTATAATTTGAGAGATCTCGAGAAGTCCACGCCGAAAGGATGGACACCGGAAAGAGTGAAAGAGTATTACAAG tgggCCAAAGCTGTGATAGATGGATGTCGTACGACTAATTTCAGTCTAGAAAGAGAGTTAGATCTAATATATGCAAATCGAGTAGCTAGAGAGAGGGAAACATGTGGATGTAAAAGATTTTCACTGTCGGACTGTGAATGGTCTGGTAATTGA
- the Mesh1 gene encoding metazoan SpoT homolog-1 isoform X1, which produces MEDILEISDENLFSRVGPCKTCVAEIPNSELLTMLVKCVNFAAVKHKDQRRKDPAETPYINHPIGVANILVQEGNIHDPAVILAALVHDTVEDTDTTFDLLEAEFGREVCDIVKEITDDKSLPKAERKRLQVENAPNRSFKAKLVTLADKLYNLRDLEKSTPKGWTPERVKEYYKWAKAVIDGCRTTNFSLERELDLIYANRVARERETCGCKRFSLSDCEWSGN; this is translated from the exons ATGGAGGATATTTTGGAAATCTCTGACGAAAACCTATTCAGTCGAGTTGGACCTTGTAAAACATGTGTCGCAGAAATTCCAAATTCGGAATTGTTAACGATGCTCGTGAAATGCGTAAATTTTGCAGCGGTAAAACACAAGGATCAAAGAAGGAAGGACCCGGCAGAAACGCCGTACATAAATCATCCTATAG GTGTTGCGAACATTTTGGTTCAAGAAGGTAACATCCACGATCCGGCTGTAATTCTGGCTGCTCTGGTACATGATACTGTGGAAGACACAGATACGACGTTCGATCTATTAGAAGCTGAGTTTGGCAGAGAAGTTTGCGATATTGTTAAAGAAATAACGGATGACAAAAGTTTGCCAAAGGCAGAACGTAAACGGCTGCAAGTAGAAAATGCTCCTAATAGAAGTTTCAAAGCTAAGCTAGTTACGTTAGCGGATAAATTGTATAATTTGAGAGATCTCGAGAAGTCCACGCCGAAAGGATGGACACCGGAAAGAGTGAAAGAGTATTACAAG tgggCCAAAGCTGTGATAGATGGATGTCGTACGACTAATTTCAGTCTAGAAAGAGAGTTAGATCTAATATATGCAAATCGAGTAGCTAGAGAGAGGGAAACATGTGGATGTAAAAGATTTTCACTGTCGGACTGTGAATGGTCTGGTAATTGA
- the LOC143217053 gene encoding phosphoserine aminotransferase gives MTNQSMNPVINFGAGPAKLPHEVLKEVQRELLAFGNTQISILELSHRSNDFKNVIENAQATLREILQVPNNYKILFMQGGGTGQFAAIPLNMMTTGTADYIVTGSWSAKAAKEAAKYGKVNLVLPKTTKYTEVPGPSTWNLDRNASYVYYCANETVHGVEFNYVPETNGVPLVADMSSNMLSRPLDISKFAVIFAGAQKNIGPAGVTLVIVRDDVLNHAMKVCPIVLDYTVMAADNSLHNTPPVFQIYTVGLVFQWIKEHGGVEGMEKLAMIKSQKIYEVIDQSKGFYSCPVKPDVRSRMNVPFRIGKDDEELEKKFLEGASARGMLQLKGHRSVGGIRASLYNAVTVKEVETLAEYMKLFQQEHCNKD, from the exons ATGACCAATCAAAGTATGAACCCCGTCATTAATTTCGGAGCCGGACCAGCCAAACTTCCACACGAG GTATTAAAAGAAGTACAGAGGGAACTTCTCGCGTTTGGAAACACGCAGATCAGCATTTTAGAGTTGAGTCATCGATCGAACGATTTCAAAAATGTTATCGAAAATGCTCAGGCGACCTTGCGGGAAATACT GCAAGTCCCCAACAATTACAAAATCTTGTTTATGCAAGGGGGAGGTACCGGACAATTTGCGGCCATTCCTTTGAACATGATGACCACCGGTACTGCAGACTACATAGTGACTG gatcATGGTCGGCCAAGGCGGCAAAGGAAGCAGCCAAGTACGGAAAAGTGAACTTGGTTCTTCCAAAAACAACGAAATACACCGAGGTGCCGGGTCCGTCTACTTGGAATTTAGATCGAAATGCATCATACGTTTATTATTGTGCCAACGAGACGGTTCACG GAGTCGAGTTCAATTACGTTCCCGAGACGAATGGGGTACCCCTTGTTGCCGACATGTCGTCGAACATGCTATCGAGACCTTTAGATATCTCAAAA ttTGCAGTTATATTCGCTGGTGCCCAGAAGAACATTGGTCCGGCGGGTGTGACGCTGGTAATAGTGCGCGATGATGTTCTTAATCATGCTATGAAGGTCTGCCCAATAGTGCTGGATTACACTGTAATGGCAGCAGATAACTCCTTGCACAATACGCCGCCAGTATTTCA AATATACACAGTGGGACTGGTATTTCAATGGATCAAAGAGCACGGGGGTGTTGAAGGAATGGAGAAGCTGGCAATGATAAAAAGTCAGAAAATATACGAGGTGATCGATCAGTCTAAAGGATTCTATTCCTGTCCGGTGAAGCCCGATGTAAGGAGTAGGATGAATGTGCCGTTTAGAATAGGCAAAGATGATGAGGAGCTCGAGAAGAAATTCCTTGAAGGTGCAAGCGCGCGCGGGATGCTTCAGCTGAAAGGTCACAG ATCTGTCGGTGGAATTCGAGCATCTTTGTACAATGCTGTTACCGTAAAGGAGGTAGAGACACTTGCGGAATACATGAAGTTGTTCCAGCAAGAGCATTGTAACAAAGATTAg